The segment GGTCGGTCGCCGCCGAACAGAAGGGGTGACGGGCGGATGCGCATCGTCTACATCCACCAGTACTACTGCAACCCGCAGATGGCCGGCGGGATCCGCTCGTACGAGCAGGCCCGCCGGCTGGTCGCGCGGGGCCACACGGTCGACGTGATCACCACGGACATCACCCCCGGCGCCCGGGAGCTCGGCTGGCGGGTCACCGAGGAGGACGGCGTCACGGTCCACTGGTTCCGGGTGCCCTACAACAACAACATGTCGTACGCCCGCCGGCTGCGCGCGTTCGCCGAGTTCATGGTCCTGGCCGGCGCGAAGGCCGCCCGGCTTCGGGCCGACCTGGTCTTCGCCACCAGCACCCCGCTGACCGTCGCCGTGCCCGGGGTGCTCGCCGCGAAACTGCGCCGGGTCCCGTTCGTCTTCGAGGTGCGCGACCTCTGGCCGGAGGTGCCGATCGAGATGGGCGCCCTGCGCAACCCGGTGGCCCGCGGCCTGGCCGGCGCCCTGGCGAACTTCGCCTACCGCAACGCCGCCGAGGTGGTCGCGCTCTCCCCCGGCATGGCCGCCGGCGTCACCGCGCGCCGTCCCGGCACCCCGACCACGGTCATCCCGAACGCCGCCGATCTGGACCTGTTCACCGTGGACCAGGAGCAGGTCCGGCAGTTCCGGGCCACGCACGACTGGCTCGGCGACCGGCCACTGATCGTCTACACCGGAGCGCTCGGCGCGGTCAACGGCGTGGAATACCTGGTGCACGCCGCCCACCGGATGCGGCGGCTGGACCCGGACATCCGGGTGCTGATCGTCGGGCACGGCAAGGAGTGGGAGTCCACCAAGCAGCTCGCCGCCGGGTACGGGCTGCTCGGCGAGGTCGTGCACATGTGGGAGAAGGTGCCGAAGTCGCAGCTCCCGGTGATCCTCGGCGCGGCCTCCATGTCGTCCAGCTTCGTCCGGCCGATCCGCGGGCTCTGGGACAACTCGGCCAACAAGTTCTTCGACGCGCTCGCCGCGTCCCGGCCGATCGCCATCAACTACGGCGGCTGGCAGGCCGACCTGCTGCGGCAGACCGGCGCCGGGCTGGTCCTCACCCCGGAGAACACCGACGTGGCGGCCGGGCAACTGGTCCGCCACCTGCGCGACGAGGTGTGGATGCGGCAGGCGCGCGAGGCGGCGCACCGGCTGGCGGTGGAGCAGTTCTCCCGGGACCTGCTCTTCGAACGCTTCGAGGAAGTCCTCAACCGGTCGGTGGGGCACCGGCCGGTCCTGTCCGAGCAGTCCTGACGAGCGGGGGAAGTCAGCGTGGAACTGCGTGCGTACGTCCGGGCCTGCCGGCGCCGATGGCTCTGGCTGGTGGTGCCGGTGCTGCTCGCCGTCGGCATCACAGCGGGTCTGACGCTGTCCGCGGCGCCCGCACACAAGTCCTCGATGATCCTTTTCGTGACCGGCGGCAACGGCGATCCGGACGCCGGCGCTCGACGGCTCAACTCGTACATCGCACTGCTCACCGGGCCGCGGGTGGCGCAGGGCGTGGTGGACCGCCTGGGCCCGGACCGCACCGCCGAGCAGGTGCAGAAGAGCCTGTCCGCGCAGGTCCGGGAGGGCACCGACCTGCTGGTCATCTCGGCCACCGACGCCGACGCGGAGAAGAGCCGGCAGATCGTCACCACCGCCGCCTCGGTCCTGGTCGGCCTGGCCCGGCAGATCAACACCCCCGGCGACGACGAGGGACCGGCCCCGGCCGTCTCGATCGTGCAGGACGCCGTGACCGTCCAGGAACCGGACAACCTGCTGCGCAACATCGGCTTCTCGGCCGTGCTCGGCCTGCTCATCGGGGCGATCGCGGTCGCGATCCGGGAGGCCACCGCGAAGACCGTCGGCGACGAGGACGACCTGCGCCGGCTCGGGCTCGGCACGGTCGGGACGATCTCGCTCGGCAACCGGCTCGGCCGGCACGGCCACCCGGACCAGGACCTCGCCGAGGCGTTCCGGCGGCTGCGCACCCTGATGCCGGCACTGGCCGACCCGCACCGCGGTCCCGGCCGCGGCAAGTCGCTGCTGCTCACCGGTTCGCACCGCAAGGAGGGCACCACCGCGGTCAGCTGCGGGCTGGCGATCGCGATGGCCGAGACCGGCGCCCGGGTGGTGCTCGTCGACGCCAACATGCGCCACCCCGGGATCGGCCGTTACCTCGCCCTGGAGGGCGCGCCCGGACTGGCCGAGGTGCTGGCCGGCACCGCCCGCGTGCCGGACGTGCTGCAGAACTCGCTGAACGGCCGGGTCACCGTGCTGCCGGCCGGTGAGCACGCCCCCGACCCGGGCGAGATCCTGGCCTCGCCGCGGCTCGGCGCGACCGTACGCACGCTCACCGAACGCTTCGACGTGGTGCTGGTCGACGGGCCCGCCCTGCACGGCGTGGCCGACGCGACCGTGCTGAGCCGGGTGACCGACGACTCGCTGCTGGTGGTACGCGCGAACCACACCCGGACCGCCGACGTGCAGCGCTCGATGGACCTGCTCGAACGGGTCGGCGCCCAGCTGGCCGGCGCGGTGCTCAACGCGCTGCCCCGCAAACTGCCCACCGGCAAGGACTGGCCCGAGGGTGTGGCCGAGGTGCAGTCCGCCGATCCCGGTCTCGGGCTGTTCGCCGACACCGACTCGGGCCGCCCGCCCCGGCTCGACGACACCTTCGTCTCGCTGCCGCCGGTCGGCACCGCGCGCGGCCGGGCGCGGGTGATCAAGGCGGAGCCGGTGGTGACACCGTCCGAACCCGACGCCGAGCCGGAACCCGAGGTCATTCGCGGCTGGGCCAAGGTCTTCACCGCCGAACCGCCCGAGAAGGACGCGCCGCACCTGCCGGTCCAGCGCAACTCCGGCGAGATCGAGGCCCCACCGCCGAAGGAGACGCCGGCCCAGGACGCGCCGAAGAGCCCGGACGAGGAGCAACAGCGCGGTGAGTGAACTCCAGGCGGAACGTGCGGAGGCCGAGCAGCTCAGCCCTCCACGCCGCGCTGATCCGGTCACCTGGATCCGCACCTTCCTCCGCGAGCCGACCGTCCTGCTGCTCGCCTCACAGGTGCTCACCGGCGTGGTGGCACTGGCCGCCAACATCCTGATGGTCCGCTCGCTGACCCCCACCCACCGCGGTGAGGTCGCGCTCCTGCTCCAGGTCGTGTACCTGTCGACCCAGCTGCTGCTGCTCGGCACCGAACGCAGCTTCGTCGCGGCGTACCACAACGTCGCACCGGCAGCGGCCGTCCGCGCGTACGCCCGGTTGCTGGCCGTGCCGTGCGGCCTGTTCCTGACCGCCGGGCTGATCTGGTCGATCGCCGCGCCGCAGCGGCTCACGCCCGGCGCGGCACTGACCGCGATGGTCTGCTGGTTCGCGCTGATCGAGGCGACCGCGCTGGCCACCCGGTCGATCGCGATCGCGGTCGGCCGCACCCGCGACTTCCTGGTCAGCCGGGTGATGGAGGCACTGCTGCTGCTTGCCATGCTGATCGGTCTCTATCTGGCCGGCGCCGGCAACCCGGCCGCCTGGCTGGCGGCCTACCTGATCGCCGGCGCTCTGCCGACGGTGACCTTCC is part of the Actinoplanes sp. NBC_00393 genome and harbors:
- a CDS encoding glycosyltransferase family 4 protein; protein product: MRIVYIHQYYCNPQMAGGIRSYEQARRLVARGHTVDVITTDITPGARELGWRVTEEDGVTVHWFRVPYNNNMSYARRLRAFAEFMVLAGAKAARLRADLVFATSTPLTVAVPGVLAAKLRRVPFVFEVRDLWPEVPIEMGALRNPVARGLAGALANFAYRNAAEVVALSPGMAAGVTARRPGTPTTVIPNAADLDLFTVDQEQVRQFRATHDWLGDRPLIVYTGALGAVNGVEYLVHAAHRMRRLDPDIRVLIVGHGKEWESTKQLAAGYGLLGEVVHMWEKVPKSQLPVILGAASMSSSFVRPIRGLWDNSANKFFDALAASRPIAINYGGWQADLLRQTGAGLVLTPENTDVAAGQLVRHLRDEVWMRQAREAAHRLAVEQFSRDLLFERFEEVLNRSVGHRPVLSEQS
- a CDS encoding polysaccharide biosynthesis tyrosine autokinase, which produces MELRAYVRACRRRWLWLVVPVLLAVGITAGLTLSAAPAHKSSMILFVTGGNGDPDAGARRLNSYIALLTGPRVAQGVVDRLGPDRTAEQVQKSLSAQVREGTDLLVISATDADAEKSRQIVTTAASVLVGLARQINTPGDDEGPAPAVSIVQDAVTVQEPDNLLRNIGFSAVLGLLIGAIAVAIREATAKTVGDEDDLRRLGLGTVGTISLGNRLGRHGHPDQDLAEAFRRLRTLMPALADPHRGPGRGKSLLLTGSHRKEGTTAVSCGLAIAMAETGARVVLVDANMRHPGIGRYLALEGAPGLAEVLAGTARVPDVLQNSLNGRVTVLPAGEHAPDPGEILASPRLGATVRTLTERFDVVLVDGPALHGVADATVLSRVTDDSLLVVRANHTRTADVQRSMDLLERVGAQLAGAVLNALPRKLPTGKDWPEGVAEVQSADPGLGLFADTDSGRPPRLDDTFVSLPPVGTARGRARVIKAEPVVTPSEPDAEPEPEVIRGWAKVFTAEPPEKDAPHLPVQRNSGEIEAPPPKETPAQDAPKSPDEEQQRGE